One window of Thiomicrorhabdus lithotrophica genomic DNA carries:
- a CDS encoding type II secretion system F family protein: MDLGFVIVGLAIMLPFVIMSFAISLKQKRHRQKRVNELMHRVGVVTNDNMNMAQQLLQQKDKGWYLWLSSLFKKAGITHKKDIIRLVVIQAILLFISSFVLATKFNVLTEEHILLALILPFMPMGYIQFKINQRQKELRKQFPEMLDSIVRSLQSGYGIDGAINAIGEDMTGPLAEEMREVNKQLTLGINMRDILREFQRRVSLPEAQFFVITLIIQRETGGQLAAILSELAKLMRRREVFQAKLKTLTAESRFTAWFIGGAPVLYIAYKYFFDRESMNFFLHDPLGFNLFLFSLFMIGMGSLILRQMLKMRF, from the coding sequence GTGGACTTAGGTTTTGTTATTGTTGGTTTAGCCATTATGCTGCCATTCGTCATTATGAGCTTTGCGATTTCGCTTAAGCAGAAACGTCATAGACAAAAACGTGTTAATGAATTAATGCATCGAGTAGGTGTTGTAACAAACGACAATATGAATATGGCACAGCAGCTTCTTCAACAAAAGGATAAGGGCTGGTATTTATGGTTATCAAGCCTGTTTAAAAAAGCAGGTATTACACATAAAAAAGACATTATTCGTCTAGTTGTTATTCAAGCCATTCTACTTTTCATTAGTTCCTTTGTGTTAGCCACTAAATTTAATGTATTAACAGAAGAGCATATTTTATTAGCGTTGATTTTACCATTTATGCCTATGGGCTATATTCAGTTTAAAATCAATCAGCGACAAAAGGAGCTACGTAAACAATTTCCAGAAATGTTGGATTCAATCGTACGTTCATTGCAATCAGGCTACGGTATCGATGGGGCAATCAATGCGATTGGTGAAGATATGACAGGACCATTGGCTGAAGAAATGAGAGAGGTTAATAAACAGCTCACACTTGGGATTAATATGCGAGATATTTTGCGTGAATTCCAGCGTAGAGTCTCTCTTCCAGAAGCTCAGTTTTTTGTCATTACCTTAATTATACAACGGGAAACGGGCGGCCAGTTGGCGGCCATTCTCTCTGAACTCGCTAAGTTGATGAGACGACGAGAAGTGTTTCAGGCTAAATTGAAGACATTGACAGCAGAATCACGCTTTACTGCCTGGTTTATTGGTGGTGCGCCAGTTCTATATATTGCTTACAAATATTTCTTTGACCGAGAATCCATGAACTTTTTTTTGCATGACCCTCTAGGTTTCAATCTCTTTCTATTTTCACTATTTATGATTGGCATGGGTAGTTTGATTTTGCGCCAAATGTTAAAGATGAGGTTTTAG
- the cpaB gene encoding Flp pilus assembly protein CpaB codes for MKLQRSDLVLYGVALLSSLLAVSLVYGYVESRVAEAESKTHVKTVTVIEQPKLRSVVVANRDIYRGEKINIDDVKVLNVPTEGVVASGVVVNPEKIVGRIAKQPIYAGEWLIEKKVGLKDDDEGRVESLLEEGMRAMRIPVSAESGLLGMLNPSDHVDVISVFESADGKRMVSRTILQNIEVLSIGQTNRMGRKNYEEREEEQDNHEGEAFVKASMVALNVNTTQAEQLALAMNVGAIHLALRGPADVALVETDGVNVKVIERSKQRPPKYKAKRNRDVIQIMQGDQVQEVFTQ; via the coding sequence ATGAAGCTTCAACGTAGTGATTTGGTTTTATATGGCGTTGCACTTTTATCATCGTTACTGGCTGTAAGTCTCGTCTATGGCTATGTTGAGAGCCGAGTTGCAGAAGCGGAAAGTAAAACACATGTAAAAACCGTTACGGTGATTGAACAACCTAAGCTACGTTCCGTAGTGGTCGCCAATAGAGATATCTACCGTGGCGAAAAAATCAATATAGATGATGTCAAAGTACTCAATGTGCCGACTGAAGGCGTTGTTGCCTCAGGCGTGGTAGTAAATCCAGAAAAGATTGTGGGACGCATCGCCAAACAACCAATTTATGCAGGAGAGTGGCTAATTGAGAAAAAAGTTGGCCTTAAAGATGATGATGAAGGACGGGTTGAATCGTTATTAGAAGAAGGTATGCGTGCTATGCGTATCCCTGTTTCTGCTGAGAGCGGCTTATTGGGTATGCTTAACCCAAGTGACCATGTCGATGTCATCAGTGTGTTTGAAAGTGCTGATGGTAAACGTATGGTAAGTAGAACAATATTGCAGAATATTGAGGTGCTGTCGATTGGTCAGACAAACCGAATGGGTCGGAAAAATTATGAAGAGCGTGAAGAAGAGCAAGACAATCATGAAGGCGAAGCCTTTGTAAAAGCTTCTATGGTGGCCTTAAATGTCAATACCACACAGGCTGAGCAACTGGCGCTAGCCATGAATGTGGGGGCGATTCATTTAGCTTTGAGAGGGCCAGCGGACGTGGCTCTGGTTGAAACCGATGGGGTCAATGTCAAGGTGATAGAGCGTAGTAAGCAGAGACCGCCTAAATATAAAGCAAAACGAAATAGAGACGTGATCCAAATTATGCAAGGTGATCAAGTCCAAGAGGTATTTACACAATGA
- the mtnN gene encoding 5'-methylthioadenosine/S-adenosylhomocysteine nucleosidase translates to MKIAIIGAMEEEVTLLRSKLDNQTTELHAGFEYYLGQINGTEIVLLRSGIGKVNAAISTTILLNLYNPDYVINTGSAGGFHTDLNVGDIVISSSVCHHDVDVTPFGYELGQVPGLPACFLPDENLVKAAQHSIEALQEVVHMHGLIATGDRFMHQPTDVTNTRNNFPEMIACEMEAAAVAQACHTFEKPFVIIRSLSDIAGKENAVTFEKYLEQAATHSAKVILGMLDRI, encoded by the coding sequence ATGAAAATTGCCATTATTGGAGCAATGGAAGAGGAAGTCACTCTTCTACGCAGCAAACTCGATAATCAAACCACTGAGCTACATGCAGGGTTTGAATACTACCTAGGTCAAATTAACGGAACGGAAATTGTTCTATTACGTTCAGGTATTGGTAAAGTAAACGCGGCAATCAGCACCACAATTTTACTGAACCTTTACAACCCAGACTATGTGATTAACACAGGGTCGGCTGGTGGCTTCCATACGGACTTGAACGTGGGTGATATTGTGATCAGTAGCTCTGTCTGTCATCACGATGTAGACGTTACCCCGTTTGGTTACGAACTCGGTCAAGTACCAGGCCTGCCAGCGTGTTTTTTACCAGATGAAAATTTGGTAAAAGCGGCGCAACACAGCATTGAAGCACTTCAAGAAGTGGTTCATATGCACGGCTTAATTGCGACTGGCGATCGTTTTATGCACCAACCTACTGATGTGACCAATACACGCAACAATTTCCCTGAAATGATTGCCTGCGAAATGGAAGCCGCAGCAGTGGCACAAGCCTGTCACACTTTTGAAAAACCCTTTGTGATTATCCGTTCTTTATCCGATATTGCCGGTAAAGAAAATGCTGTCACTTTTGAAAAATACCTAGAACAAGCCGCAACCCACTCGGCTAAAGTCATTTTAGGTATGTTAGATCGTATTTAA
- a CDS encoding putative bifunctional diguanylate cyclase/phosphodiesterase — MVELNSPVKIESNASPEVARFLQSERNRPQHTLEHQTEDGGFSVKKMMQALQSHFSNTSDISNEIAEMVEAQVEMRTRELFRQANYDALTHLPNRAYFNTTLEQLVVKAQDTETEFGLLFLDLDGFKAVNDTLGHQAGDELLRNVSARLMSAVREGDIVSRLGGDEFVVLLADVTDKELIEGVSQRIIREVSRPYWINRNDVEISTSIGISRYPLDGKTSAELVDHADQALYVSKHSGRRTYRFYDEVAEQVISPKHVLVNRLHAAVENGDIEAVFEPQIDLTSGGIVGASITAKWNEPEIGNPYLANWIEMLNESQAGYTIGAWLMDSGLYYLQQWQKYNDAIMVSIPVIDALWQQEDLVTVLNERFASYGILASQVQLEFTVQSLNEHEALHEVLNALTTAGYQITLSDVGKSPLDLSSLALLNLQELKLNRDWLQSTMATEKGQKWVQALVQMAKSLDICVIATGVETTEEAQQYQVMGCSMAQGDNWSAPVDAKKLQQTIQQQLPVIA, encoded by the coding sequence ATGGTAGAGTTAAACAGTCCAGTAAAAATCGAATCAAACGCTTCTCCAGAAGTAGCGCGATTTTTACAGTCTGAACGTAACCGCCCACAGCATACATTAGAGCACCAAACAGAAGATGGTGGTTTTAGTGTTAAAAAAATGATGCAAGCGTTACAAAGTCATTTCTCTAATACGAGTGATATCTCTAACGAAATTGCAGAGATGGTTGAAGCCCAAGTTGAAATGCGTACTCGTGAACTATTTCGTCAAGCTAACTATGATGCTTTAACGCATTTACCAAATCGTGCTTACTTCAATACAACGCTTGAGCAGTTAGTGGTTAAAGCACAAGATACCGAAACCGAATTTGGTTTACTGTTTTTAGACTTAGACGGTTTTAAAGCGGTAAATGACACCTTAGGTCACCAAGCAGGTGATGAGTTATTACGTAATGTTAGTGCACGTTTAATGTCAGCCGTTCGTGAGGGCGATATTGTTAGCCGCTTAGGAGGTGATGAATTTGTTGTGCTTCTAGCGGATGTAACTGACAAAGAACTGATTGAGGGTGTCAGTCAACGTATAATTAGAGAAGTGAGTCGTCCATATTGGATTAATAGAAACGACGTAGAAATTTCAACTAGCATCGGGATCTCTCGCTATCCTTTAGATGGCAAAACCTCTGCTGAGTTAGTTGATCATGCTGATCAGGCTTTATATGTATCAAAACACAGCGGACGAAGAACTTATCGTTTTTATGATGAAGTAGCAGAACAGGTAATTTCTCCAAAACATGTTTTAGTTAATCGTTTACACGCAGCTGTTGAAAATGGCGATATAGAGGCAGTCTTTGAACCGCAAATTGATTTAACTTCTGGTGGAATTGTTGGCGCAAGCATTACTGCGAAATGGAATGAGCCAGAGATTGGAAATCCATACCTAGCAAACTGGATAGAGATGTTAAATGAAAGTCAGGCTGGCTACACTATAGGTGCATGGTTAATGGATTCAGGTTTATATTATCTACAACAGTGGCAGAAATATAACGATGCGATAATGGTATCTATTCCCGTGATTGATGCTTTATGGCAGCAAGAGGATTTAGTGACCGTATTAAATGAGCGTTTTGCTTCTTATGGCATCTTAGCTTCTCAAGTTCAGTTAGAGTTCACTGTGCAATCTTTAAATGAGCATGAGGCGTTACATGAAGTATTAAATGCCTTAACAACAGCGGGTTACCAAATCACGCTTAGCGATGTCGGTAAATCACCACTTGATCTATCATCATTAGCGCTATTAAACCTACAAGAATTGAAGCTAAACCGTGATTGGTTGCAGAGCACGATGGCGACAGAAAAAGGCCAAAAATGGGTTCAAGCTTTGGTACAAATGGCTAAAAGCTTAGATATCTGTGTGATTGCAACAGGCGTTGAAACAACTGAAGAAGCGCAACAATATCAAGTAATGGGTTGTTCCATGGCGCAAGGCGATAATTGGTCAGCACCCGTTGATGCAAAAAAGTTACAGCAAACGATTCAACAACAACTGCCCGTCATTGCATAG
- a CDS encoding DUF2238 domain-containing protein: MLKELKFNHALWVVTFFVVFIWSAIEPKDTFTWFLEVAPALIGFALLAYTFRSFPLTPLLYFLILIHCIILMVGGHYTYAEVPLFDWLRLEFDWSRNNYDKVGHFAQGFIPVLIAREILIRKQVVNGQAWTNFFSVSIALAFSAFYELIEWWVALMSEEAAESFLGTQGYIWDTQSDMGWALFGAILAIVLLSRIHNRQIENLV; this comes from the coding sequence ATGTTAAAAGAACTCAAGTTCAATCATGCATTATGGGTAGTAACTTTTTTTGTGGTGTTTATTTGGTCAGCAATAGAGCCAAAAGACACCTTTACTTGGTTCTTAGAGGTGGCTCCAGCATTGATAGGTTTTGCGCTACTCGCCTATACTTTCCGTAGCTTTCCGCTTACGCCACTCTTGTATTTTTTGATACTGATTCACTGCATCATCCTCATGGTAGGCGGTCATTACACCTATGCTGAGGTTCCCTTGTTTGATTGGCTTAGACTGGAATTTGATTGGTCAAGAAACAATTACGATAAAGTAGGGCACTTTGCGCAAGGTTTTATTCCGGTTTTGATAGCGCGTGAAATTCTAATTCGTAAACAAGTTGTTAATGGCCAGGCCTGGACAAACTTTTTTAGTGTTTCTATCGCCTTAGCGTTTAGTGCGTTCTACGAATTAATTGAATGGTGGGTTGCACTGATGTCAGAAGAAGCGGCAGAATCTTTCTTAGGGACTCAAGGCTATATTTGGGATACCCAGTCTGATATGGGTTGGGCGTTGTTTGGAGCTATTTTGGCGATTGTTTTATTATCGAGAATCCATAATCGTCAAATTGAAAACCTTGTTTAG
- a CDS encoding tetratricopeptide repeat protein: MSVYRQSRWLKLSLVALLSAMATGCSQSPTKLSQLENKAFEQPQTPPLASNLNAQEEYEFALDLAEWEIDRQRYERAETLLQKLRKAQYDDLRLYRMLAKVYEGQQKNALALVAWLHVNKSNDRLVSDEAELARLALIQEEFDIAEPIYQAWLSSDKISQQVSGLNNLGFAAILQNDYSQAKVYFKQALGKDPLNTKASNNLALVNTLIEKQ; the protein is encoded by the coding sequence ATGTCAGTGTATAGACAGTCAAGATGGCTTAAATTGAGTTTAGTTGCGCTTCTGTCCGCAATGGCCACTGGTTGCTCACAATCGCCCACTAAGTTGAGTCAGTTAGAAAACAAGGCTTTTGAACAACCTCAAACACCGCCACTGGCCAGCAACTTAAATGCACAGGAAGAGTATGAGTTTGCATTAGATTTAGCCGAGTGGGAAATTGATAGACAGCGTTATGAAAGGGCAGAAACCTTATTGCAAAAACTGAGAAAAGCGCAGTATGACGATTTACGGCTTTATCGTATGTTGGCAAAAGTTTATGAAGGACAGCAAAAAAACGCATTGGCATTAGTTGCTTGGTTACATGTAAATAAATCGAACGATAGACTGGTTTCAGATGAAGCTGAATTGGCGCGTTTGGCACTCATTCAAGAAGAGTTTGATATTGCAGAACCTATCTACCAGGCCTGGTTAAGTTCTGACAAGATCTCTCAGCAAGTTAGTGGGTTAAATAATTTGGGTTTTGCGGCTATTTTGCAAAACGATTATTCACAAGCAAAAGTCTATTTTAAACAAGCCCTAGGTAAGGATCCTTTAAACACCAAAGCGAGCAATAATTTAGCATTGGTCAATACTCTAATTGAGAAACAATGA
- a CDS encoding CpaF family protein, which yields MSLRDRLIQVEQQRKPLTNDNGSPAPKVNDAVARRAIADSSLAQNPTLLEIKTRCQKKAAEDEAFYEADSQETRQELRPRLEELVREYASELGYPLSEVEVRQLGVELLDEIYGLGPIEPLLSDPSISDILINGYKQIYVERSGQLELSDVRFISEEHLRNKVDRMLYSTGRRVDESSPLVDARLPDGSRINIIIPPLAVDGISVSIRRFPEQHLRPKDLIAFGSMTEQMFTFLDYAVKAGLNMLVCGGTGSGKTTTLNMLSGLIPENERTVTIEDSAELRMQQTHVVRLETRPPNAEGVGEVTQRELLKNALRMRPDRIVLGEVRGGEVLDMLQAMNTGHDGSLATLHANSPRDSIARLELMINLSGVDIPAPSIRKQIASAIDLIIYVNRGKDGKRRVESVTEVVGIEEDNVVLQEIFVYENKYDKQTDTMLGQFKATGLRPTCGKKCEAVGYRLPQDLFSFSKEVF from the coding sequence ATGAGTTTACGTGACCGTTTAATACAAGTTGAACAGCAGCGTAAACCATTGACTAATGACAATGGGTCTCCAGCGCCTAAAGTAAACGATGCTGTTGCTCGTCGTGCCATAGCGGATTCAAGTCTCGCACAAAACCCGACTCTGCTAGAGATTAAAACTCGCTGTCAAAAAAAGGCAGCAGAAGATGAGGCTTTTTATGAAGCTGATAGCCAAGAAACTCGTCAAGAACTTCGTCCTCGTTTAGAAGAGTTGGTTAGAGAGTATGCAAGTGAGTTAGGTTACCCTCTTTCAGAAGTTGAAGTACGTCAGTTAGGTGTTGAATTATTAGATGAGATTTATGGCCTAGGACCGATTGAACCTCTGCTTTCTGATCCAAGTATCTCAGATATTTTGATTAATGGTTACAAACAAATTTATGTAGAACGCAGCGGGCAGCTTGAGCTGAGCGATGTTAGGTTTATTAGTGAAGAGCATTTACGTAATAAAGTGGATCGTATGCTCTATTCAACGGGACGTCGTGTTGATGAATCGTCGCCTTTAGTGGATGCACGACTGCCTGACGGTTCACGTATTAATATTATCATTCCTCCTTTGGCGGTTGACGGCATTAGTGTCTCAATTCGCCGTTTTCCCGAACAACATTTACGCCCTAAAGATTTGATTGCCTTTGGTTCGATGACCGAACAGATGTTTACCTTTTTGGATTACGCTGTAAAGGCGGGATTAAACATGTTGGTCTGTGGTGGTACAGGGTCAGGTAAAACGACAACGCTAAATATGTTGTCAGGCCTAATCCCTGAAAATGAACGTACCGTTACTATTGAAGACAGTGCCGAGTTGCGAATGCAGCAGACACATGTGGTTCGGCTTGAAACACGTCCTCCTAATGCCGAAGGTGTCGGTGAAGTCACGCAACGTGAATTACTTAAAAATGCATTACGTATGCGTCCTGACAGAATTGTATTGGGGGAGGTGCGTGGTGGCGAAGTGCTTGATATGTTACAGGCAATGAATACAGGTCATGATGGTTCATTAGCCACGCTGCATGCAAACAGCCCTAGAGATAGTATTGCTCGACTAGAATTGATGATTAACTTAAGCGGTGTGGATATTCCTGCTCCCTCAATTCGCAAACAGATTGCCAGTGCGATTGACCTGATTATTTATGTCAACCGAGGTAAGGATGGTAAACGCCGTGTTGAATCAGTAACCGAAGTGGTCGGTATTGAAGAGGATAACGTTGTTTTACAAGAAATTTTTGTCTACGAGAATAAATATGACAAGCAAACCGATACCATGCTAGGTCAATTTAAAGCGACTGGCTTACGTCCAACTTGCGGTAAAAAATGTGAAGCGGTAGGTTATCGTCTGCCACAAGACTTGTTTAGTTTTTCTAAAGAGGTGTTTTAG
- a CDS encoding AAA family ATPase: protein MTQELSTNSMALKQALYFGADEDLREAVRVSIMSKYHTEFMQEVPHIWPEDIQLVLLEYQGDSHEVLSKINQLLTIAKGVQLYVLLKEKDADFIIEASHQGVQGFIECPNEVLHILSILHMQDRRRQGKNGNVSSLFSLKGGVGCTALATNLASHLNEMTEGRTVLVDLNMPLGDTALYLNMEGKRLYSLTDFVYNLNRFDENLIYKSLSRHESGLYVLSLPTEVSELDNLNGDIIKTIIQSLRRYYDHVIIDCASDLSDMTLSCLDESDNIVLIAEPSLSSLRAVNSVIQLTQKLGYIRESIKLILNRSSSHDDEMLDEVIGSLDIDTVIHVTNAYVDFNESLKEGVLLKDYNPSSIVNRQLSGIANMLHNGSYHLPIEQKMLQPSLVNKLLSSLLSRIKQPKEVKEPVIITDKILVP, encoded by the coding sequence ATGACGCAAGAATTATCGACAAACTCCATGGCATTAAAGCAAGCATTGTATTTTGGTGCGGATGAAGATTTGAGAGAAGCTGTTCGTGTTTCAATTATGTCTAAATATCACACTGAGTTTATGCAAGAAGTGCCACATATCTGGCCAGAAGATATTCAGTTGGTTCTTTTAGAGTATCAAGGTGATTCGCATGAAGTCTTAAGTAAAATTAATCAATTGCTGACAATTGCGAAAGGTGTTCAGCTTTATGTTTTGCTAAAGGAAAAGGATGCGGACTTTATTATCGAAGCTTCGCATCAAGGCGTGCAAGGTTTTATTGAATGCCCGAATGAAGTACTGCATATACTCTCAATCTTGCATATGCAAGACCGCCGACGCCAGGGTAAAAATGGTAATGTTTCTTCTTTATTCAGTTTGAAAGGTGGCGTGGGTTGTACTGCACTAGCCACCAATTTAGCCTCCCATCTTAATGAGATGACGGAAGGAAGAACCGTATTGGTTGATTTGAATATGCCGTTGGGAGATACCGCTCTATATCTCAATATGGAAGGGAAGCGTCTTTATTCATTGACAGACTTTGTTTATAACTTAAACCGTTTTGATGAAAATTTAATTTATAAATCATTAAGTCGCCATGAATCTGGACTATATGTGCTTTCTCTTCCTACAGAAGTGAGTGAGCTCGATAATTTGAATGGCGATATTATCAAAACCATTATCCAATCACTGCGTCGTTATTATGATCATGTCATTATTGACTGTGCGAGTGACTTGTCAGATATGACTTTAAGCTGTTTGGATGAGTCAGACAATATTGTACTGATTGCCGAGCCTTCTCTTTCTTCTTTGCGTGCGGTTAATTCAGTTATTCAGCTGACCCAAAAATTGGGTTATATAAGAGAGTCTATTAAATTGATATTAAACCGTAGTTCAAGCCATGATGATGAAATGTTGGATGAGGTGATTGGCTCATTAGATATTGATACTGTTATTCATGTCACCAATGCCTATGTGGATTTTAATGAGTCTCTTAAGGAAGGGGTTTTGTTAAAAGATTACAACCCTTCTTCAATCGTAAATAGGCAGTTAAGCGGCATTGCGAATATGCTACATAATGGCAGCTATCATTTGCCTATAGAGCAGAAAATGCTGCAACCATCCTTAGTCAATAAACTGCTATCGTCTTTGTTGAGCAGAATAAAGCAGCCAAAAGAGGTTAAAGAGCCAGTTATTATTACCGATAAAATATTGGTGCCATAA
- a CDS encoding type II and III secretion system protein family protein yields the protein MRISKQGLTRKAFIGAFSLAVLAMPSSVYAVLAKVYNLTETDSTIIKFDKALKRALIANPELATAKVLNSRELLITGKGAGRTQLIVTYRDKPNTDHQVVLNVSPDQSRREEITSTLKTLLADLNPQGTVKFDLKNIWVNSEGAVRRQIDEIGNQIDGEGTAKTEKRKDKQILQTETASGELEIQPLAGNYMVLLKGTVPNKAQKKRIHSVVSALGLSVVNMINITGPQQIKLSVRVAEVVKGNPFRSGIALRDKKDQFGIFPPGNLGTTASFLLNVDQVAAGTAASMSFPHSDGFQIGVNPTGGDLFGVLSILEGNNLARVLAKPELIVQSGETADFLVGGEVPIPVAQNENTITIEYKEFGIRLRFSPIITESGQIQMTVAPEVSNIDATAGYQLGTIQVPGFRSRKTNTTITMAAGQSFVIGGLIQDNLRSSVSRVPFLSEIPIIGTLFRSTSYEKDQSELAILVTPTFVEPIEKGAKITLPGENLVRASISDGFWNGKIAELLPEGQSALPELSVKIGLETP from the coding sequence ATGAGAATAAGCAAGCAGGGGTTAACACGCAAAGCGTTTATTGGTGCCTTTAGTTTGGCGGTATTGGCCATGCCATCGAGTGTCTATGCCGTACTGGCTAAGGTTTATAACTTAACGGAGACAGACAGCACGATTATTAAGTTTGATAAAGCTTTAAAACGAGCGTTAATTGCCAATCCAGAGCTGGCGACCGCAAAGGTTTTAAATAGTCGAGAGTTGTTAATTACTGGAAAAGGCGCTGGGCGAACGCAGTTAATTGTGACTTACCGGGATAAGCCAAATACTGATCATCAAGTGGTATTAAACGTCTCACCGGATCAGTCTCGCCGTGAAGAAATCACCAGTACCTTAAAAACCTTACTTGCCGACTTAAACCCGCAGGGAACGGTTAAATTTGATTTAAAGAATATTTGGGTTAATTCTGAAGGTGCTGTGCGCCGTCAAATCGATGAGATTGGTAATCAAATCGATGGTGAAGGTACAGCTAAGACCGAAAAGCGTAAAGATAAGCAGATTTTACAGACAGAAACTGCCAGCGGAGAACTAGAAATTCAGCCTTTAGCGGGTAATTATATGGTGTTGCTAAAAGGTACCGTTCCTAACAAAGCACAAAAAAAACGTATTCATTCGGTTGTGTCCGCATTAGGTCTGAGTGTGGTGAATATGATTAACATAACCGGGCCACAGCAAATTAAATTATCGGTTCGTGTGGCTGAGGTAGTTAAAGGTAATCCATTTAGAAGTGGTATAGCATTACGTGATAAAAAAGATCAGTTTGGTATTTTTCCTCCTGGTAACTTAGGGACTACAGCTAGCTTTTTATTGAATGTAGATCAAGTTGCAGCTGGTACAGCGGCATCCATGTCTTTTCCACACTCCGATGGTTTTCAAATTGGTGTCAACCCAACGGGTGGTGATTTGTTTGGGGTTCTTTCTATATTGGAAGGCAATAACTTAGCACGTGTTCTAGCTAAACCAGAACTGATTGTTCAGTCTGGTGAAACAGCAGATTTTTTGGTCGGGGGTGAAGTGCCTATTCCTGTAGCACAGAATGAAAACACCATTACGATTGAATATAAAGAGTTTGGGATACGTTTGCGTTTTAGCCCGATTATTACGGAATCGGGTCAGATTCAAATGACGGTTGCACCTGAAGTCAGCAATATTGACGCAACTGCGGGTTATCAGCTTGGGACTATTCAAGTTCCTGGCTTCCGTTCTCGGAAAACCAACACTACTATTACGATGGCTGCTGGACAGAGTTTTGTCATTGGAGGCTTGATTCAAGACAATTTACGTAGTTCTGTTTCTAGAGTCCCATTTTTATCTGAGATTCCTATCATTGGTACCTTATTTCGCTCAACTAGCTATGAAAAAGATCAGTCAGAATTAGCTATTTTGGTTACACCAACCTTTGTTGAGCCGATTGAAAAGGGCGCCAAAATCACGTTACCAGGTGAAAACTTAGTGCGTGCGAGTATCTCTGACGGTTTTTGGAATGGCAAGATTGCCGAGCTTTTGCCCGAGGGGCAAAGTGCGTTGCCTGAACTATCGGTCAAGATTGGCTTGGAGACACCATAA
- a CDS encoding type II secretion system F family protein — translation MELAVLLLVVAVTVFIFTWLLVSRALLLQAKQIQKERLKSRVGLASQYSSESRRYSKCWWCTIGRIIGPKNSKDIEVTQQQLVSAGFRGENHIGAYFFLKYSVILATALIMMSLWSWYGVRLELVILAPIVVMLLPERVLIYLGNKRQAEINTHLPDFLDMCNICMNAGLSYLVAIKRVSKELKTVHPEVCFEFEYLLDQIQIGVPRTEALRQFAQRNPAKDIQNLVQVLIQNEKLGSSIGEALSEFSRRMYQTREQLLEEKAAKTSAKMAVVIMPFLMMPYLILLVGERMVLLGRGF, via the coding sequence ATGGAGTTAGCTGTTTTGTTATTGGTTGTTGCAGTTACGGTATTTATCTTTACTTGGTTGTTGGTGAGTCGAGCATTATTGTTACAAGCAAAACAAATCCAAAAAGAGCGATTGAAATCAAGAGTCGGGTTGGCGAGTCAATACTCTTCTGAAAGCCGTCGTTATTCAAAATGTTGGTGGTGTACGATTGGGCGGATTATTGGGCCAAAAAACAGTAAAGATATTGAAGTGACTCAACAGCAACTAGTCAGTGCGGGTTTTCGAGGCGAAAATCATATTGGTGCTTATTTCTTTTTGAAATATTCGGTCATTTTGGCGACAGCGTTAATCATGATGAGTTTATGGAGTTGGTACGGTGTTCGTTTGGAGTTGGTCATTCTTGCACCGATTGTGGTGATGCTTTTACCTGAAAGGGTATTGATTTATTTAGGAAATAAGCGTCAAGCTGAAATTAACACCCATCTTCCTGACTTTTTGGATATGTGTAATATCTGTATGAACGCGGGGTTGAGTTATCTTGTCGCCATTAAACGTGTTTCTAAGGAGTTGAAAACGGTTCATCCTGAAGTGTGTTTTGAGTTTGAGTACCTGTTAGATCAAATTCAAATAGGTGTACCGAGAACAGAAGCTTTAAGACAGTTTGCCCAGCGTAACCCTGCTAAAGATATTCAGAACTTGGTTCAAGTGCTCATTCAAAATGAAAAGCTAGGTAGTTCGATTGGTGAGGCATTGAGCGAGTTTTCACGACGTATGTATCAGACAAGAGAGCAGTTACTGGAAGAGAAGGCCGCAAAAACGTCAGCCAAAATGGCTGTGGTGATTATGCCATTTTTAATGATGCCTTATCTCATCTTATTGGTAGGAGAACGTATGGTGTTATTAGGGAGAGGGTTTTAA